One genomic region from Fictibacillus marinisediminis encodes:
- a CDS encoding amino acid permease, producing the protein MSIFRKKSISEMLAQSNNKGLNRSLGAFDLTLLGIGAIIGTGIFVLTGVVAAEHAGPALILSFIISGLACAFAAFCYAEFASTVPIAGSVYTYTYATLGEVFAFLIGWDLMLEYLLATSAVATGWSAYFQSLIAGFGLHLPVELATAPGAGKGGWINLPAVIIILLITTLLSRGIRESARVNNIMVFIKLAVIILFIVAGVGYVKPDNWTPFMPFGFEGIVAGAATVFFAYIGFDAVATAAEEVKRPQRDLPLGIIWSLTICTALYIVVSLILTGMVPYNKLNVADPVSFALHYVGQDSIAGLVSVGAITGITTVLLVMLFGQVRISYAMSRDGLLPPILSKVHPLFKTPFKNTWLTGFIAAGIAGFIDLTTLAHLVNMGTLSAFALIAVAVIVLRKTHPNLERAFKAPFVPVLPILTVLFCLYLMISLPSITWISFVIWIAIGLIVYFFYARTRSKLN; encoded by the coding sequence ATGAGTATTTTCAGAAAAAAATCCATTTCAGAAATGTTAGCTCAAAGTAACAATAAAGGATTGAACCGCTCATTAGGAGCATTTGATTTAACATTATTGGGCATCGGGGCTATTATAGGAACCGGAATATTTGTTTTGACTGGGGTTGTAGCAGCTGAACATGCTGGTCCTGCTCTCATCCTTTCTTTTATCATATCTGGTCTTGCTTGTGCTTTCGCCGCCTTCTGCTATGCCGAGTTTGCATCAACCGTTCCTATCGCCGGCAGTGTTTATACCTATACTTATGCCACGTTAGGTGAAGTTTTTGCCTTTTTGATCGGCTGGGATCTGATGCTGGAGTACTTGCTCGCCACATCTGCTGTTGCAACCGGCTGGTCCGCTTATTTCCAGTCATTGATCGCTGGATTCGGCCTTCACCTTCCAGTTGAGCTTGCAACAGCTCCAGGAGCCGGCAAGGGGGGATGGATTAACCTCCCGGCGGTTATCATCATTTTGCTGATTACTACGCTATTAAGCAGAGGAATCAGGGAGAGCGCCCGCGTCAACAATATTATGGTATTCATAAAGCTTGCTGTTATTATTCTGTTTATTGTTGCCGGTGTCGGCTATGTGAAACCGGATAACTGGACACCATTTATGCCGTTTGGTTTCGAAGGGATTGTAGCTGGTGCCGCAACGGTATTCTTTGCCTATATCGGATTCGACGCAGTAGCAACCGCAGCCGAAGAAGTGAAACGGCCGCAGCGTGATCTGCCTCTCGGAATTATCTGGTCGCTTACCATCTGTACCGCATTGTATATTGTGGTATCCCTTATTTTAACTGGTATGGTGCCCTACAATAAATTGAACGTAGCAGACCCAGTTTCCTTCGCCCTGCACTACGTAGGCCAGGATTCCATTGCAGGTCTTGTATCAGTCGGTGCGATTACGGGAATTACCACTGTTCTGCTCGTCATGCTTTTCGGACAGGTTCGAATTTCTTATGCGATGAGCCGCGACGGCCTGCTGCCGCCGATACTTTCTAAAGTTCATCCGTTATTTAAAACGCCATTCAAAAATACCTGGCTTACGGGATTTATCGCAGCCGGAATTGCCGGTTTTATCGATCTTACAACGCTTGCACACCTAGTTAACATGGGAACATTGTCAGCATTTGCTCTTATCGCTGTAGCTGTGATCGTGTTAAGGAAAACACATCCAAACCTGGAAAGAGCATTCAAAGCTCCATTCGTTCCTGTATTGCCAATCTTAACCGTTTTATTCTGTCTTTACTTGATGATCAGTCTTCCTTCGATCACATGGATTTCCTTTGTCATCTGGATTGCTATCGGCCTAATCGTTTATTTTTTCTACGCCCGCACGAGAAGCAAACTTAATTAA
- the hutP gene encoding hut operon transcriptional regulator HutP, which produces MSLAEQKLIGKLAMLYVLDESHQSKVGELGWLHCTGKVGSMESNKVVAAIETAAKKNQVINGEVYRETHALYHAIMEALHGVTRGQVQLGTVLRTVGLRFAIVRGQPYEQPEEGEWIAVALYGTIGAPVKGLEHEAIGLGINHI; this is translated from the coding sequence ATGTCTCTTGCAGAACAGAAGTTAATCGGCAAGCTTGCCATGCTTTATGTATTGGATGAATCTCACCAATCGAAGGTGGGCGAACTCGGATGGCTCCACTGCACCGGTAAAGTAGGTTCCATGGAATCGAATAAAGTAGTGGCAGCAATCGAAACAGCTGCAAAAAAGAACCAGGTCATCAATGGAGAGGTCTATCGTGAAACCCATGCGTTATACCATGCCATTATGGAAGCGCTTCACGGAGTTACCCGGGGGCAAGTTCAGCTTGGAACGGTTCTTCGGACGGTAGGTTTACGGTTTGCCATTGTGAGGGGACAGCCATATGAGCAGCCGGAAGAAGGAGAATGGATTGCTGTAGCTTTATACGGGACGATCGGCGCACCGGTCAAAGGTCTGGAACATGAAGCCATCGGACTCGGCATCAATCATATATAA